In a genomic window of Chrysemys picta bellii isolate R12L10 chromosome 1, ASM1138683v2, whole genome shotgun sequence:
- the HTR1F gene encoding 5-hydroxytryptamine receptor 1F produces the protein MDPINSTEQNYTSEELLKTVTSKILVSFTLSVLALMTTAINSLVMTAIIVTKKLHHPANYLICSLAVTDFLVAVLVMPFSIVYIMKETWIMGQIMCDVWLSVDIMCCTCSILHLSAIALDRYRAITDAVEYARKRTPKHAGIMIAVVWIISIFISMPPLFWRHQTTSKDDECIIKHDHIAFTIYCTFGAFYIPLALILILYYKIYKAAKTFHRRSVSRIVREEVNGQVLLEPGERSTKLALTHYTTDKTSDPSADLDKIHITLRSPKSESKQEKTWKKQRISSTRERKAATTLGLILGAFVICWLPFFVKEVVVNTCERCHISEEMSNFLTWLGYINSLINPLIYTIFNEDFKKAFQKLVQCKQ, from the coding sequence ATGGATCCCATAAACTCAACTGAACAAAATTACACATCAGAAGAACTATTGAAAACAGTGACATCAAAGATTCTTGTTTCATTTACTCTTTCTGTGCTGGCATTAATGACAACGGCCATCAATTCTCTAGTGATGACTGCAATAATTGTGACAAAGAAGCTCCATCACCCTGCCAACTATTTAATCTGCTCCCTTGCCGTGACTGATTTTCTAGTTGCAGTCCTAGTGATGCCCTTCAGCATTGTGTATATTATGAAGGAGACTTGGATCATGGGACAAATAATGTGTGACGTTTGGCTGAGCGTTGACATtatgtgctgtacctgttctatCTTGCATCTCTCTGCTATTGCTTTGGATCGGTACCGAGCAATCACAGATGCTGTGGAGTATGCTAGGAAACGAACACCAAAACACGCAGGCATCATGATTGCAGTGGTGTGGATCATATCTATTTTCATCTCCATGCCTCCTTTGTTCTGGCGACACCAGACAACCAGCAAGGATGATGAATGCATCATCAAACACGACCACATAGCTTTCACTATTTACTGCACATTTGGAGCCTTTTACATCCCACTGGCATTGATTCTGATCCTTTATTATAAAATCTACAAAGCAGCAAAGACATTTCACAGAAGGAGCGTAAGCCGCATTGTAAGAGAGGAAGTAAATGGACAAGTCCTCTTGGAACCGGGTGAGAGAAGCACCAAATTGGCTTTGACGCACTACACAACAGATAAAACATCTGATCCCTCAGCAGACTTGGATAAAATCCATATCACATTGCGAAGCCCTAAGTCAGAGTCCAAGCAAGAGAAAACCTGGAAAAAACAAAGAATCTCTAGCACGAGAGAACGAAAGGCAGCAACTACCCTGGGCTTGATTTTGGGCGCATTTGTGATCTGCTGGCTCCCATTTTTTGTAAAGGAAGTTGTTGTTAACACCTGTGAAAGATGTCACATTTCAGAAGAAATGTCCAATTTCCTCACATGGCTGGGATACATCAATTCTCTTATTAACCCACTAATCTATACAATCTTTAATGAAGACTTCAAGAAAGCATTTCAGAAGCTTGTGCAATGCAAGCAATGA